TGGACCCTTCTGCCCGGCGCTGCGATGGTGGCTCTCGCGCCGTCGGCGCGCTGAGCACTGCTTGCCGACGCTCATCAGGACCCTGGGCCACTCGTGGCCCGACCGCGCCCATCCGGGATCGTCCCGAGCAGCGCGCCCATGACGGCGCCGGCCTCGGCATCCGTGGCCGGGAGCGAGTGGCTGTAGATGTTCAGGGTCGTGGCCTTGTCCCGGTGGCCGAGGCGGGCGCTGATGGTGGCGATCGGCGTGCCGGCGTCGCCGAGCGCGGTGGCCACGAAGTGGCGGACGTCGTGGAGCCGGACGTGGTCGAGGTCGAGGTCGGCCCGGAGGCGACCGAACCAGTTCGTGCAGACGTCGGGTCGCCATGGCGCCGAGCCGTCGGCCTCCTCGGAGAACAGGAACGCATCGTCGGCCAGCGCCACCCCGACCGCCAGGGCCCGCTCCCGGGCCCGGAGGTGGAACTCACGCAGCAGGTCACCCGTAGCGGAATCGACGGACACTCGGCGGGCCTGGTGGGTCTTGGTGTCCTTCTCGATCCGCTGCTGGTCGACCTGGGCGATGGAGCGGCTGATGGCGATCTCGCCTCGGTCCCACCGGATGTCGCTCCACCGCAGCGCGCACCCCTCGCCCCGACGACAACCGGTGACGGCGAGCAGCCAGAGGTAGACGCCGAAGTCAGGATCGAACTCGAAGGAGGCTGCCAGCAGATCGTGGACCTGGGCCACCGAAGGCGGCTTGATCTCCGTCCGGCGAGCTGCCGGCGGTGTGGCGTCGACTGCCGGGTTGCGGGCGATGAGGCCCCACTTGCGCGCCTGTTCGAGCGATTGGCGCATCACCGTGTGGCAGTAGCGCACCGTGCGCCCCGACAGCGGCCTGCCGCGCCGGCCGCCCGACGACCGGAGCTGCTGGTACCAGTGGTCGAGCTCGAGCGTGCGGATCGACGCCACCTTGCGGTCGCCGAAGGCCGGCTTCACGAAGCGCTCGGCCACCCACCGGTAGCCCCGCTCGGTGTTGGCCTCCACCGTCGACGCCTTGATCTCGAGCCACCGGTCGACCACCTCGCAGACCGTCATCGGCGCCGAGGCGACGTGGCGACCCTCGTCGACCTCGACGACCAGGCGGGCGAGCTCACCCTCGGCGTCCCGGCGGCTGCCGCGCACCGTCCGCTCGATGTACCGGCGCTTCCCGTCGGCCGATCGGCCGACGTAGACCTTCAGCCGCCAGGTGTCGCGGCTGCGCTGCTGCAGGTGCCCTCGCATGGGGACCTCCCTCTCAGGTTGCGACCCGTCGGGATTGCCAACGGATTGCCAAGAGGGGTCCGAAGCGAGGCACTGCTCAGGTCACGAACCCGATGACCAGGGCATTCTCGCGCGCTCGGAGGGATTCGAACCCCCAACCTTCTGATCCGTAGTCAGATGCTCTATCCGTTGAGCTACGAGCGCTGGATTGCGAGGGACGAGCCTACCGCCTCGGTCCTGAGGCTCCCAGCCGACCTGCGGTCCCTGGAAACCCCTCGACGCCGGGCCCATCTTGTGAACACAATCACGATCATGCGGGTGGTCATCGTGGGTGCGGGCTTCGCCGGCCTCGACTGCGCACGAGCGCTGGCGGGCTCGCGGGCCGAGGTCACGTTGGTCGAGCGCAACAACTTCCACACCTTCCAGCCCCTCCTCTACCAGGTCGCCACGGCCGGCCTGGCGGCGGCAGACGTGAGCCACGCCGTCCGCGGCATCGTCGCCGGCGTCGACAACGTGACGGTGCGGCGGGGCGTGGTGACAGGAGTGGACTGGGACCAGCGGACCCTCGAGCTCGACGGCGACCACCCCGCCCTTCCCTTCGACCGGCTGGTGCTGGCGGCAGGCGCGGTGGCGGGGTTCTTCGGGGTGCCCGGCGCCGAGGAGCACGGCTTCCCGCTGTACTCGCTGACCGACGCCATCCGGCTGCGCAACCACATCCTCGAGCGCTTCGAGGCCGCCGACGAGGACCCCTTGCTCATCGACCGCGGCGCCCTGACCTTCGTGGTGGTGGGCGGCGGGCCGACGGGGGTGGAGATCGCCGGCGCCCTCATGGAGCTCTTCGAGATGGTACTGCGGCACGACTTCCCCCGCCTGGCGGTCCACCGCGCAAGGGTGGTGCTGGTCGAGATGGCCGACACCGTGCTCGGCCCGTTCAGCCCCCAATCACGTCGCCACGGGGTGGAGGAGCTGCGCCGAAGGGGTGTCGAGCTGCGCCTCGGTCAGCAGGTCGCGTCGGTCGCCGCCGACGCGTTGACCCTGACGTCGGGCGAGCGGATCGACACCTCGACGCTGGTGTGGGCGGCAGGCGTGCGCGCCAACCCCCTCGCCGACGCCCTCGGAGTGGACCAGACCGGCGGTGGGCGGATCGTCGTGGGCGACGACCTCCGCCTCCCCGGCCACCCCGAGGCCTTCGCCGTTGGTGACGTGGCCGCCGTCCTCGGGCCCGACGGGCGGCCGCTCCCCCAGCTCGCCCCGGTGGCCAAGCAGTCGGGCGCCCACGTCGGGCCGGTCCTGCGGGCCGAGGCCGAGGGCACCACGAGCCCGGCGCCGTTCCGCTACCGCGACCGGGGAACCATGGCCACCATCGGCCGCCGGGCGGCGGTGGCCGACCTCCCCCTCGGCATCCGGCTCTCGGGGACGCCGGCGTGGCTGGCGTGGCTGGGCCTCCACCTCCTCCTGCTGGTGGGGTTCCGGAACCGCCTGAGCGTGTTCGTCAACTGGGCCTGGAGCTACCTCACCTACGACCGGGGCCCCCGCCTCATCATCGAGGCCTCAGACCCACCGCCGGGCGGGCCGGCACCGCCGATGCCGTCGCCCTGACGGCATCGGCCACCATGGCGGCACCCCACCCGGAGGAGCCATGCCCTACCTCGTCTTCGACCTCGACGGCACCCTGCTCGACTCCGACGCCGCCCTGGCCGGCGCCTTCGTCCGCCTCGGCGTGCCCGCCGATCAGGTCACCTTCGGCCACGTGGTGGCCGACGAGTGCGCCCGCCTCGGACTGGCACTCGACGACTACCTCGCCGCCTACGACACCTCCGAGGCCCGACCCTTCCCCGGGGTCGATGAAGCGCTCGCCGCGCTGTCCGGCTACTCGGTGTGCTCCAACAAAGCGAGGGTCTCGGGCGTCGCTGAGCTGGCTGGCCTCGGCTGGGAGCCCGAGGTCGCCCTCTTCGCCGACGACTTCGGTGGCGGCCCCAAGCGGCTGGGCCCCGTCCTGGCTGCCCTCGACATGCGCGGGGCCGACGTCGTCTTCGTCGGCGACACCGCCCACGACGCCCGCTGCGCTGCTGCGGAGGGCGCCGCGTTCGCCGCCGCGGCGTGGAACCCCCGGGCCGTCGACCTGGCGGCAGATGTCGTCCTTCGCCACCCCCGCGAGCTGCTCGACCTCCTCTAGCCGCCCGGTCGCCGGCGCGGCCCGGCCACCGCCGGTGGACGCGTGCGCCCCGAGCGGGTGGACTGGCGGGAGCGGGGACGGGGAACATCCCCGCGACCCGTCGACCAGGGAGGTCCGCCCATGTGGCGAGTCATCGGCGTCATCGTCGCCGCCATCGTGGTGCTCAGCATCCTCGGCGTGGTGCTGCGCGCCCTGCGGTGGGTCCTCTACGTCGCCCTCATCCTGGCGGTGCTCAGCGCCATCCTCGGCTTCTTCGCCAAGGACAAGACCGACACCACCTGACCGCGAAGAAGGCCCCGGCCGGAGGCCGGGACCCTCTTCAGCGGACAGCGAGCTTGTGGCGCCGACGGAAGGGGCCCAGCCGGAGCCTGCGGAGGCTGGGAAGGCCTCCCGTCGGTACAGGACCCGTGAGCCCCTAGGTGTAGCCGAGCTTGCGGCTGCAATGGGGCCAGGCACCCCAGCCCTGCTCGGCCCGGAGGCGCTCTCCCATCTCGATCTGGGTGAGGCGGGAGTGCTGGTGGGGGTAGCCGGTGCCGCCGACGGCCCGCCACGAGCTGAGGCTGAACTGCAGCCCGCCGTAGTAGCCGTTGCCGGTGTTGATCGACCAGTTGCCACCGGACTCGCACTCCGCCAGGCGGTCCCAGCGGGGGTCAACTGAGGCGGAGTGCACGTCGGGAGCCGGCTCGGGCTTGCCGGTGACCAGCCAGTAGCCGTCACCGGTGCGCTGAGCGGCGACGCCGGTGATGGGCGCCTGCGGGCGGGTCTCGCCGAACGACCCGTAGAAGCCGGCGTCGCCGAAGGAGAAGATCCCGCCGTGCTCGGTCGCCAGCCAGTAGCCGTCACCGGAGGGCGAGACATCCATCCCGACGATGTCGGCGCTGGGGCTGTCGGCGGCGGAACCGCGGAACACCGCGTCGCCGAAGGAGAACATCCCGCCGTCGGCGGCGACCATCCAGTAGCCGTCGCCGCTCGGGGTGGTGGCCATGCCGACCACCGGCGAGTTGAGGGCGGTGTGACCCATCGAGCCGAGGAAGCGTGCGTCGCCGAAGGAGAAGACGCCACCGTCGGAGGCCACCATCCAGTAGCCCTCGCCCGAGGGGGTCGGGCTCATGCCGACGATCGGCTGGTTCAGGCGCATGGCGCCGGTGGAGCCGAAGAACTCGGCGGCGCCGAAGGAGAAGATCCCGCCGTCGCGGGCGACCATCCAGTAGCCGTCGCCCGTGGGGTGGGCGGCGATGCCCACCACCGGCTGGGCGAGGGGGGTGCCGTGCATCGAGCCGTGGAAGGAGGCGTCGCCGCGGGCGTGGACACCGCCATCGCGGGTGGCGACGAGGTAGCCCTCTCCTTGGGGGGCGGCGGCGATGCCCGCCACCTCGGCGACGGCGGCGCCGGGCTCGCCGTGGTCGCCGGCGCTGCCGAAGCCGTAGACGGAGCCGGCATCGGCCGACGCGGGCAACGACGACGGCACCAGGGCCAGGCCGGCCACCGTGGCGAACGCCGCAGCGGCGGCCACAGCGCGACGCAGGGGCCACCGGGTGGCGCGGCGCTCCGGGAGCGGCGCCATGGGCGTCGTGCGTCGATCGAGGGGATGGGTGATCACGGGAGAACCTCCAGGCCCGGGGCCACCACGCGCACCCGCCAGGCGAGCTGGTGGGAGGGGGCAACCGCACTCCCCTCACGCAAACGAGCGAGGAGCGGACAGGTGTCGGGACGCTGCCAGAGGGACCTGGGGCTCAGGTCGCGGCGCGCGTCGAGGACGTGCTGGTTGTGGTTGTTGCGAGAACGTTACCGGTCGCGACGCCGATCCGTAACATTTGGTCCGGGTGACTTCGGTCACACCGAACCGGCACGCCCTCCCCGACAGACAGCGGGGGGCAGAGCGGAGAGGGTGGGATTCGAACCCACGGTGGCCCTTGCGGACCACAACGCCTTAGCAGGGCGTCCCGTTCAACCTGGCTCCGGCACCTCTCCCGATGAGCCGCACCACCATACCGGGCGAGGCGGCCGGACCGGCCTCGTGGCGGAGCGGGAGGGATTCGAACCCCCGGGCCCCGGAGGGCCGGCTGCTTTCAAGGCAGCTGCAATCGACCGGACTCTGCCACCGCTCCTCGCCCCGCGACGCTACCCCTCGCCGGGTACCACGTCGGCTCGGATGGCGCGCAGCCACTCGTCGGCCGCCCGCCACGAGGCCACCACGTCACGCCGCACGGCGTCACCCTGGTCGCCGGCGGCGGGGTACGACCCCAGGAACTTCACGTCGGCCAGCTTGGCCTTGAGCTCGCGCAGGCAGTCGGCCACCACCTCGTCGGCGAGGTGGCCCTCGAGGTCGATGAAGAAGCAGTACTCGCCGAGGCTGCGCTTGGTGGGCCGGGAGGAGAGGTAGGTCAAGTTGATGGCCCGCGCCGAGAACTCCTGGAGGATGCCGAGGAGGCTGCCGGGTCGGTCGGCGTGCTGGAAGCACACGATCGTGGTCTTGTCGTGCCCGGTGGGCGCCGGGACCCCGGACCGGGCGACCACCACGAAGCGGGTCTGGTTCTCGGGGTGGTCCTCGATGTCGGTGCCCAGGGCGGTGAGGCCGTACAGCTCACCGGCCAGCGCCGGGGCGATGGCGGCCGAGCGCCCGTCGCGCTCCTCGCCCACGAGGCGAGCCGCCTCGGCGGTGGAGTTGGCGGGCACGTGCTCGGCGTCGGGCAGGTGGGCCTGCAACCACCGCCGGCACTGTGCGGTGGCCACGGGGATCGAGACGATCCGCTCCACCTGCTCCAGGGTGACCCCTGGCGGCACCAGCAGGTTCATGACGACGTTGATCACCACCTCGCGCTGCAACAGGAGGTCGGCATCGAAGGTGAGGGCGTCCAGGGTGATGTTGACCGAGCCCTCGATGGAGTTCTCGATGGGCACGAAGCCGAGGTCGACCTCGCCATCGCTGGTGGCGGCGAGCACGTCGGGGATGGAGGCCAGCGGCACCAGCTCGGCGGCCGCCAGGTCGGCCTGGGTCAACAGCGCCTGTTCGGTGAACGTGCCGAGGGGGCCGAGGAAGCCGATGCGTGGCATGGCGCTGCAGGCTACGGCGTCGCCCGGGCCGGGCCGAAGCGGCAAGGATGGAGGGGTGGACGAGGTCGCGCTCCGAGCGCTGGTCGAGGGGGTGCGGGCAGGCACCGTCGCCCCCGACGACGCAATGGCGGCACTGCGGCGCCTCCCCTTCGCCGACCTCGGCTTCGCCCGCGTCGACCACCACCGGCGACTGCGCCAGGGCGTGGCCGAGGCGGTCTACGGACCGGGCAAGGCACCGGCGCAGTGCGCCGCCATCGTCACCGAGCTGCTGTCGGTCGGCGACGGGCCGGTCCTGCTCACCCGGGCCGACCAGGCCCAGGTCGCCGCGTCCCTCGCCGCCGCACCGGGCGGCACCCTCACCGTCACCGGCGACGGGCCGGCGACGGTGGTGTGGCGACCGTCGCCCGAGCGCAGCGAGCGGATCGCCGTCGTCACCGCCGGGACGGCCGACCTGCCGGTGGCCGACGAGTGCGCCGCCACCCTGGCCGCCTACGGGCTGCGGACGGTCCGGGTCACCGACGTGGGCGTCGCCGGGGTGCACCGCCTGCTCGAAGCGCTCGACGACCTGACCGCCGCCGAGGTCGTCGTGGTGGTCGCCGGCATGGAGGGTGCGCTGCCCAGCGTGGTGGGCGGCATCGTGGCCGCCCCGATCGTGGCGGTGCCCACCAGCGTCGGGTACGGCGCCGCTCTCGAGGGCGTGACCGCCCTCCTCGGCATGCTCTCCAGCTGCGCGGCGGGCATCACCGTGGTCGGCATCGACAACGGCTTCGGCGCCGCCTGCGCCGTGGCCCGCACCGTCGGGGTCCTCGGCCGCCATGGCTGACGGCACCGGCGGGTCCACCGTCGCCTGGTTCCACTGCTTCGCCGGCATCGCCGGCGACATGGCCCTCGGCGCCCTGATCGACGCCGGCGCCGACGTCGACGAGGTCCGGGCCCTGCTGCGACGGCTGCCGGTGACCGGCTGGCGCCTCGAGGCTCGCCCCACGATGCGGGGCGGCATCGCCGCCACCTCGGCGGTGGTCGTGGCCGCCGACGACACCGTGGTGCGCACCTACACCCACATCACCGGCGTCATCGAGGAGGCGCGCCTGCCCGAGCGGGTCCGGGCGCGGGCACTGGCCACCTTCGCCCGCATCGCCGAGGTCGAGGCTCGCATGCACCGCCGGCCCCTCAAGCAGGTGCACTTCCACGAGGTGGGCGGCATCGACGCCATCGTCGACATCGTGGGGGTGGCCGCCGCACTGGAGGTGCTGGAGGTCGACGAGGTGGCCGCCAGCCGGGTGGCGACCGGCACCGGCATGGTGCGCACCGCCCACGGCGCCCTCCCCAACCCGGCGCCGGCGGTCGTCGCCCTCCTGGCCGGCGCACCGACGCGGGGCCTCGATGTCGGCGTGGAGCTCACCACGCCGACCGGCGCCGGTCTGCTGGCGGCACTCGCCACCTCGTGGGGGCCGATGCCGGCGATGACGATCACCGCCAGCGGCTTCGGGGCCGGCACCCGCGAGCTCGACGACCTGCCCAACATGACCCAGGTCGTGGTGGGACGGGCCGAGCGGTCGCCGGCCACCGCCTCCAGCACAGGAGGCCAGCCGGTGGTGCTGCTCGAGGCCAACGTCGACGACGTCACCGGCGAGACCCTCGCCCACACCATCGCCGCCCTGCTCGACGCCGGTGCCCACGATGCCTGGGTGACCCCCATCGTGATGAAGAAGGGCCGGCCGGCTCACACCGTGAGCGTGCTGGCCGACGTGGCTCTGGCGGCGGAGATCCGAGGCGTGCTCGTCGCCGAGACCGGCACCCTC
The sequence above is a segment of the Acidimicrobiales bacterium genome. Coding sequences within it:
- a CDS encoding site-specific integrase, coding for MRGHLQQRSRDTWRLKVYVGRSADGKRRYIERTVRGSRRDAEGELARLVVEVDEGRHVASAPMTVCEVVDRWLEIKASTVEANTERGYRWVAERFVKPAFGDRKVASIRTLELDHWYQQLRSSGGRRGRPLSGRTVRYCHTVMRQSLEQARKWGLIARNPAVDATPPAARRTEIKPPSVAQVHDLLAASFEFDPDFGVYLWLLAVTGCRRGEGCALRWSDIRWDRGEIAISRSIAQVDQQRIEKDTKTHQARRVSVDSATGDLLREFHLRARERALAVGVALADDAFLFSEEADGSAPWRPDVCTNWFGRLRADLDLDHVRLHDVRHFVATALGDAGTPIATISARLGHRDKATTLNIYSHSLPATDAEAGAVMGALLGTIPDGRGRATSGPGS
- a CDS encoding NAD(P)/FAD-dependent oxidoreductase — encoded protein: MRVVIVGAGFAGLDCARALAGSRAEVTLVERNNFHTFQPLLYQVATAGLAAADVSHAVRGIVAGVDNVTVRRGVVTGVDWDQRTLELDGDHPALPFDRLVLAAGAVAGFFGVPGAEEHGFPLYSLTDAIRLRNHILERFEAADEDPLLIDRGALTFVVVGGGPTGVEIAGALMELFEMVLRHDFPRLAVHRARVVLVEMADTVLGPFSPQSRRHGVEELRRRGVELRLGQQVASVAADALTLTSGERIDTSTLVWAAGVRANPLADALGVDQTGGGRIVVGDDLRLPGHPEAFAVGDVAAVLGPDGRPLPQLAPVAKQSGAHVGPVLRAEAEGTTSPAPFRYRDRGTMATIGRRAAVADLPLGIRLSGTPAWLAWLGLHLLLLVGFRNRLSVFVNWAWSYLTYDRGPRLIIEASDPPPGGPAPPMPSP
- a CDS encoding HAD-IA family hydrolase codes for the protein MPYLVFDLDGTLLDSDAALAGAFVRLGVPADQVTFGHVVADECARLGLALDDYLAAYDTSEARPFPGVDEALAALSGYSVCSNKARVSGVAELAGLGWEPEVALFADDFGGGPKRLGPVLAALDMRGADVVFVGDTAHDARCAAAEGAAFAAAAWNPRAVDLAADVVLRHPRELLDLL
- a CDS encoding transglycosylase family protein, which gives rise to MITHPLDRRTTPMAPLPERRATRWPLRRAVAAAAAFATVAGLALVPSSLPASADAGSVYGFGSAGDHGEPGAAVAEVAGIAAAPQGEGYLVATRDGGVHARGDASFHGSMHGTPLAQPVVGIAAHPTGDGYWMVARDGGIFSFGAAEFFGSTGAMRLNQPIVGMSPTPSGEGYWMVASDGGVFSFGDARFLGSMGHTALNSPVVGMATTPSGDGYWMVAADGGMFSFGDAVFRGSAADSPSADIVGMDVSPSGDGYWLATEHGGIFSFGDAGFYGSFGETRPQAPITGVAAQRTGDGYWLVTGKPEPAPDVHSASVDPRWDRLAECESGGNWSINTGNGYYGGLQFSLSSWRAVGGTGYPHQHSRLTQIEMGERLRAEQGWGAWPHCSRKLGYT
- the pheA gene encoding prephenate dehydratase, which codes for MPRIGFLGPLGTFTEQALLTQADLAAAELVPLASIPDVLAATSDGEVDLGFVPIENSIEGSVNITLDALTFDADLLLQREVVINVVMNLLVPPGVTLEQVERIVSIPVATAQCRRWLQAHLPDAEHVPANSTAEAARLVGEERDGRSAAIAPALAGELYGLTALGTDIEDHPENQTRFVVVARSGVPAPTGHDKTTIVCFQHADRPGSLLGILQEFSARAINLTYLSSRPTKRSLGEYCFFIDLEGHLADEVVADCLRELKAKLADVKFLGSYPAAGDQGDAVRRDVVASWRAADEWLRAIRADVVPGEG
- the larB gene encoding nickel pincer cofactor biosynthesis protein LarB, which translates into the protein MDEVALRALVEGVRAGTVAPDDAMAALRRLPFADLGFARVDHHRRLRQGVAEAVYGPGKAPAQCAAIVTELLSVGDGPVLLTRADQAQVAASLAAAPGGTLTVTGDGPATVVWRPSPERSERIAVVTAGTADLPVADECAATLAAYGLRTVRVTDVGVAGVHRLLEALDDLTAAEVVVVVAGMEGALPSVVGGIVAAPIVAVPTSVGYGAALEGVTALLGMLSSCAAGITVVGIDNGFGAACAVARTVGVLGRHG
- the larC gene encoding nickel pincer cofactor biosynthesis protein LarC, whose amino-acid sequence is MADGTGGSTVAWFHCFAGIAGDMALGALIDAGADVDEVRALLRRLPVTGWRLEARPTMRGGIAATSAVVVAADDTVVRTYTHITGVIEEARLPERVRARALATFARIAEVEARMHRRPLKQVHFHEVGGIDAIVDIVGVAAALEVLEVDEVAASRVATGTGMVRTAHGALPNPAPAVVALLAGAPTRGLDVGVELTTPTGAGLLAALATSWGPMPAMTITASGFGAGTRELDDLPNMTQVVVGRAERSPATASSTGGQPVVLLEANVDDVTGETLAHTIAALLDAGAHDAWVTPIVMKKGRPAHTVSVLADVALAAEIRGVLVAETGTLGVRGGTIERWPVRRTVDEVEVEGLVVRVKVSPGRAKVEHDDAVRVAERTGLPLREVVSRAEGTWRRAHHEDPTVVTLPPPAAPPDDDAG